In one window of Methanolobus mangrovi DNA:
- a CDS encoding ATP-binding protein, which produces MAKIIAVTGKGGTGKTATTSLLIRHLTKGDKVVLAVDADPDTNLPETLGCETNKTIGDIKEFMHDERDNLPPDVNKESILEGKLYEVLEEMPGYDLLVMGRPEGSGCYCYVNNLLRGIMNKLVANYDVLIIDAEAGLEHFSRKIFRNVDDLVVVTDGSRRGLRTAERIRELVGELETDVSNIYVIANKVTDANRERIAITAEELGLELIGMIPVDEMIIERDLAGEPLFDLPDNSAAVQEIEKIAQKLGL; this is translated from the coding sequence GTGGCTAAGATTATTGCAGTAACAGGTAAAGGTGGAACAGGGAAGACTGCAACTACCAGTCTTCTCATCCGCCACCTTACGAAAGGTGACAAGGTTGTCCTTGCCGTTGATGCGGACCCTGATACCAACCTTCCCGAAACACTGGGATGTGAAACCAATAAGACAATTGGTGATATCAAGGAGTTCATGCATGATGAGCGTGATAATCTTCCTCCTGATGTCAACAAGGAATCTATATTGGAAGGAAAGCTCTATGAGGTCCTTGAAGAGATGCCGGGATATGACTTGCTTGTTATGGGCAGGCCTGAAGGTTCAGGATGTTACTGTTATGTTAACAACCTGCTTCGCGGTATCATGAACAAGCTTGTGGCCAATTACGATGTACTTATCATCGATGCGGAAGCAGGTCTGGAACATTTCAGCAGGAAGATCTTCAGGAACGTTGATGATCTTGTAGTTGTCACCGACGGCTCACGCAGAGGTTTAAGGACGGCCGAGCGTATCCGGGAACTTGTGGGTGAGTTGGAGACTGACGTCTCTAACATCTATGTTATTGCAAACAAGGTCACAGATGCAAACCGTGAGAGGATCGCCATTACTGCTGAAGAACTTGGTCTTGAACTGATAGGAATGATCCCTGTGGACGAGATGATAATTGAAAGAGATCTCGCCGGGGAACCTTTATTTGATCTTCCTGATAATTCCGCAGCAGTGCAGGAAATTGAGAAGATCGCTCAGAAACTTGGTTTGTAA
- the cdhD gene encoding CO dehydrogenase/acetyl-CoA synthase subunit delta, producing the protein MTKKMKLSQLSDMLQDLNVESLEGVTIEGDIELNITGGGGLNPALAYALGSEISQISLHMANIGRILGFPAEQLFASAFGMGEMPQPQALPTSPKIQELLASKFEVAKVDNWKNPIQEVTLGATSGDGGSRKSTVTLGGENALPYYFDAEMPHRNYVTMDVFDMPIGMAKSVKGNYEDVINDPAEWAKKVVREFNADMVTIHLISTDPLINDTSAKEAAKVVEDVLQAVDVPIVIGGSGNPEKDPEVLEKAAEVAEGERVLLASASLNLDYERIAKAAMDYGHVVLSWTQLEINAQKELNRKLMKQCNVPRDRIIMDPTTAALGYGLDYAYTNMERIRLAGLMGDDELTFPMSSGTTNAWGAREAWMVSSPLNQDSDWGPREYRGPIWEIVTGLALSLAGNDMFMMMHPTSVQVLKEITQTLYGSIESEEIDITNWIGAEV; encoded by the coding sequence ATGACAAAGAAAATGAAATTATCGCAACTTAGCGATATGTTGCAGGACCTCAATGTGGAATCACTGGAAGGAGTGACCATCGAAGGTGACATTGAGCTCAATATTACAGGTGGTGGCGGACTCAATCCTGCACTTGCCTATGCACTTGGAAGTGAGATATCCCAAATATCCCTTCACATGGCTAACATCGGAAGGATCCTTGGATTCCCTGCTGAACAATTGTTCGCATCTGCTTTTGGAATGGGTGAAATGCCCCAGCCTCAGGCACTTCCAACTTCTCCGAAGATACAGGAACTACTCGCTTCCAAATTTGAGGTTGCAAAGGTTGACAACTGGAAGAATCCTATCCAGGAAGTTACACTTGGTGCAACATCAGGTGACGGTGGCTCAAGGAAGAGCACTGTAACCCTTGGTGGCGAAAATGCGCTCCCATATTACTTTGATGCAGAGATGCCTCACAGAAACTACGTCACAATGGATGTCTTCGACATGCCAATAGGAATGGCAAAGTCAGTTAAGGGCAACTATGAGGATGTTATCAACGACCCGGCCGAATGGGCAAAGAAGGTCGTACGTGAGTTCAATGCTGACATGGTAACTATTCACTTAATTTCAACAGATCCGCTCATCAACGATACCTCTGCAAAGGAAGCAGCAAAGGTCGTAGAAGATGTTCTGCAGGCAGTTGACGTACCTATTGTTATCGGTGGTTCAGGAAACCCTGAGAAAGACCCTGAAGTTCTTGAGAAGGCAGCTGAGGTCGCAGAGGGTGAGAGAGTACTCCTGGCATCTGCCAGCCTTAACCTTGACTATGAGAGAATAGCAAAAGCTGCCATGGATTATGGACATGTTGTCCTTTCATGGACACAGCTTGAGATCAATGCTCAGAAGGAACTTAACAGGAAACTGATGAAGCAGTGTAATGTCCCAAGGGACCGCATAATAATGGACCCTACAACCGCAGCACTGGGATATGGTCTTGACTATGCTTACACTAACATGGAGCGCATAAGGCTTGCCGGTCTTATGGGCGACGATGAACTCACATTCCCAATGTCATCAGGTACTACCAATGCATGGGGTGCCCGTGAGGCATGGATGGTCTCATCCCCACTTAACCAGGATTCTGACTGGGGACCAAGGGAATACCGTGGACCTATCTGGGAAATTGTCACAGGTCTTGCACTCTCACTTGCAGGTAACGATATGTTCATGATGATGCATCCAACATCAGTTCAGGTGCTCAAGGAAATCACACAGACACTTTACGGATCAATTGAGTCCGAAGAGATAGACATCACCAACTGGATTGGAGCGGAGGTGTGA
- the acsC gene encoding acetyl-CoA decarbonylase/synthase complex subunit gamma produces the protein MKINSPLEAYKFLPATNCGECGEATCMAFAAHLIDRSHKLTDCTPILEPKFKKKYEELDALLAPEIREVEIGVGDKIAKIGGDDVLYRHKLTFFNQTQLAYDVWDTMDEKALVERVKYIQDFKKFYVGNFLTVDMVAVRCTSNDPAKFASAVKKVVETTDLPIILCSFDPAVLKAGLEASKGRNPLLYAANKDNWKEVGELALEYDVPVTLFAPNDLDLLKSLAKTFAAMGTEKLVLDPGTFPTGKQLKQTFTNFVKVRRAGIDGDREIAYPIMAVPFTAWMAHDDPVSASYWETVVASVFTIRYGDIMILHSTEPYAVLPELHIRDTIYTDPRKPVSVDPGMYKVGEPTADSPVLVTTNFALTYYTVESDIASNKIDCFLWAIDTDGIGVEAAVAGGQLTAAKIKKGIEESGFDLKKDTTHNTIILPGLAARLQGDVEDETGANVMIGPADSGRIPGWMEKNWPPQKK, from the coding sequence ATGAAGATTAACAGTCCACTCGAAGCTTACAAGTTCCTGCCAGCCACTAACTGTGGTGAATGTGGTGAAGCTACATGTATGGCTTTTGCAGCACACCTTATTGACAGGTCCCATAAACTCACAGATTGTACTCCAATACTCGAGCCAAAATTCAAGAAGAAGTATGAAGAGCTTGATGCACTTCTGGCTCCTGAGATAAGGGAAGTTGAAATCGGTGTTGGTGACAAGATCGCAAAGATCGGCGGAGACGATGTACTCTATAGGCACAAGCTTACATTCTTCAACCAGACACAGTTAGCATACGATGTATGGGACACAATGGATGAGAAAGCTCTCGTTGAGAGAGTAAAATACATACAGGACTTCAAGAAGTTCTATGTAGGCAACTTCCTCACCGTGGATATGGTAGCAGTACGCTGTACATCCAATGACCCTGCTAAGTTTGCATCAGCTGTGAAGAAGGTTGTTGAAACAACAGATCTGCCTATCATTCTCTGTTCATTCGACCCTGCAGTCCTTAAAGCAGGTCTCGAAGCATCTAAGGGTAGAAATCCACTTCTCTACGCTGCAAACAAGGACAACTGGAAGGAAGTCGGAGAACTTGCACTGGAGTACGACGTGCCTGTAACACTCTTTGCACCAAATGACCTTGACCTTCTCAAGTCACTGGCAAAGACCTTTGCAGCAATGGGTACTGAGAAACTTGTACTTGATCCGGGAACATTCCCGACCGGCAAACAGCTCAAACAGACCTTCACCAATTTCGTAAAGGTACGCAGGGCTGGTATTGACGGTGACCGTGAGATCGCCTATCCGATAATGGCAGTGCCATTTACAGCATGGATGGCTCATGATGATCCTGTAAGTGCATCTTACTGGGAAACCGTGGTCGCATCAGTGTTCACCATCAGATACGGTGATATAATGATCCTCCACAGTACAGAGCCTTATGCTGTCTTACCTGAACTGCACATTCGTGATACTATCTATACAGATCCGAGGAAGCCTGTTTCTGTTGATCCGGGAATGTACAAGGTAGGAGAGCCAACAGCGGATTCACCTGTACTGGTCACAACAAACTTCGCTCTCACATACTACACAGTAGAGAGTGATATCGCATCCAACAAGATTGACTGTTTCCTCTGGGCAATTGATACCGATGGTATTGGTGTAGAGGCTGCAGTGGCTGGTGGACAGCTTACCGCCGCCAAGATCAAGAAGGGAATCGAAGAATCAGGATTTGACCTCAAGAAAGATACAACACACAACACCATCATTCTTCCGGGACTTGCAGCACGTCTGCAGGGTGACGTGGAAGATGAGACTGGTGCCAATGTTATGATCGGTCCTGCAGATTCCGGTAGGATCCCTGGCTGGATGGAAAAGAACTGGCCGCCACAGAAGAAATAA
- a CDS encoding DUF362 domain-containing protein produces MSEVFFRSAEEIGPENTQIDQIIDIFPKISPVRKGDIVAIKIHPGELGNTTYVRPVIVKTVVDLVKEAGGIPFVTDTTVLYSGKRFNGADLLCTAATNGFTHGSMGAPIICADGLCGDDFVPVNIGGEVLSETTVASAIAKADSMIMISHCKGHPASGFGGAVKNLGMGCLDKAGKTAVHKVGMPDIDLDKCVGCKKCLKTCPWNALTIEGGKAVVNKDQCRGELSCLGSCAYHAIVPPADAPLKMQQLLGEAAMGPIKLLPGKIGYINWIFDLTPGCDCFNFSAPTFTGDIGITASKDAVAIDRASLDLINEKMNHENRGCINNIWGVDPMVHLEYARKIGAGSMEYELIRQ; encoded by the coding sequence ATGAGTGAAGTCTTTTTTAGATCAGCAGAAGAAATTGGGCCTGAAAACACCCAGATTGACCAGATAATCGATATTTTTCCAAAAATATCACCTGTCAGGAAAGGCGATATTGTCGCAATAAAAATACATCCGGGAGAATTGGGAAACACTACGTATGTACGTCCTGTTATTGTAAAGACAGTGGTGGATCTTGTAAAAGAGGCAGGTGGTATTCCTTTTGTTACGGATACGACCGTACTTTATAGTGGAAAACGTTTCAATGGTGCAGATCTGCTATGTACGGCTGCTACAAATGGTTTTACTCACGGGAGTATGGGCGCCCCCATTATTTGTGCCGACGGGCTCTGTGGTGATGATTTTGTACCAGTGAATATTGGAGGGGAAGTATTAAGCGAGACCACCGTGGCATCAGCTATCGCAAAAGCTGACTCGATGATTATGATATCGCACTGCAAAGGCCATCCTGCATCAGGATTCGGAGGGGCGGTGAAAAACCTTGGAATGGGGTGTCTGGATAAAGCAGGCAAAACAGCTGTTCACAAAGTTGGGATGCCTGACATTGACCTCGATAAATGTGTAGGATGCAAAAAGTGTCTCAAAACTTGTCCGTGGAATGCATTGACAATCGAGGGTGGGAAAGCCGTTGTGAATAAGGATCAGTGTAGAGGTGAACTCTCCTGCCTTGGAAGCTGTGCTTATCATGCTATTGTTCCTCCTGCTGATGCTCCTTTGAAAATGCAGCAACTTCTGGGGGAAGCCGCCATGGGGCCCATTAAACTTCTCCCCGGGAAGATCGGGTACATTAACTGGATATTTGATCTTACGCCAGGCTGTGATTGTTTCAACTTCTCGGCACCAACTTTTACAGGCGATATCGGTATCACAGCTTCAAAAGATGCGGTGGCAATCGACAGGGCAAGTCTTGATCTCATAAACGAGAAGATGAATCATGAAAACAGGGGCTGCATCAACAATATCTGGGGCGTGGATCCGATGGTACATCTTGAATATGCGAGAAAGATTGGTGCTGGCAGTATGGAGTATGAATTAATACGCCAGTAG
- a CDS encoding 60S ribosomal export protein NMD3, with product MNSTVCPKCGNETPKLFQGRCKDCFLENFTLAEIAPVLHAKICASCGARNIRNKWINYGNLEDIVIQTAEDALFVHEIAEDIEIYVNPRELTPHLYRVHIEVDAMLLDEIFHQELDTEIRIVRESCDMCSRISGGYFEAILQIRATNRIPAEEEMKECINIANDVMARMRSKGDRLAFITHSLDIKEGADLYIGSSNVCRHICKEIVSRVGGSFNESESLQGRKDGKDIYRITFSLRLPEFMPHDIIEHKGRVIEVRKFGKNVTGVDVETGARFIGTSDELEGATLIAKRKDLQKTMLVAIENNDLLVLDPDTYETVTIKKPVMFTAEAGTEIPVIKTEKGLLAVADKSK from the coding sequence ATGAACAGTACTGTATGCCCAAAATGTGGGAATGAAACACCTAAATTATTTCAGGGGCGTTGCAAGGACTGCTTTTTAGAGAATTTTACCCTTGCAGAAATAGCTCCAGTGCTGCACGCAAAGATATGCGCCAGTTGTGGAGCACGTAATATTAGGAATAAATGGATCAATTATGGTAATCTTGAGGATATAGTCATCCAGACGGCGGAAGATGCACTTTTTGTACATGAGATAGCTGAGGATATTGAGATATATGTAAATCCCAGAGAACTTACTCCTCACCTCTACAGGGTGCATATTGAAGTGGATGCAATGTTGCTTGATGAGATATTTCATCAGGAACTTGATACCGAGATACGTATAGTCCGTGAGTCATGTGATATGTGTAGCCGTATATCCGGCGGATATTTTGAAGCTATTCTGCAGATAAGAGCAACCAACCGAATTCCTGCTGAAGAAGAGATGAAAGAGTGTATCAATATCGCTAATGATGTAATGGCAAGAATGCGCAGCAAGGGTGACAGACTTGCTTTTATAACTCATTCTCTGGATATTAAAGAAGGTGCTGATCTTTATATCGGTTCCTCAAATGTGTGCAGACACATCTGTAAAGAGATTGTTTCCCGGGTGGGGGGCAGTTTTAATGAATCGGAATCCTTACAGGGAAGAAAGGATGGCAAAGATATCTATCGTATTACTTTTTCACTGAGGCTGCCTGAATTTATGCCCCATGATATTATTGAACATAAGGGAAGGGTAATAGAGGTTAGGAAGTTCGGTAAAAATGTCACAGGTGTTGACGTTGAAACCGGGGCACGTTTTATTGGTACGTCTGATGAACTAGAAGGAGCAACACTCATTGCAAAAAGAAAGGATCTCCAAAAAACAATGCTTGTGGCAATTGAGAACAATGACCTTCTTGTACTTGATCCTGACACCTACGAGACAGTAACTATCAAAAAACCGGTTATGTTCACTGCAGAAGCAGGTACAGAGATACCAGTTATTAAAACAGAAAAGGGACTTCTTGCTGTTGCGGATAAATCAAAATAA
- a CDS encoding ATP-grasp domain-containing protein yields the protein MKNILVIGFSTRNIVCSGKRAGYNMYSIDAFCDYDLLQCSAGAKKLDIGETFDVDNICLEELAGIIESFNVAFDAIIPGSGFETIGLERLPYRVLGNEPELMKEVSDKYRFSTLLKRLNIAHPKTVLLSEIDKLQLPAMVKPACSGGGIFNTKVENEDDLKALHEKSRNTNIPACKSIMIAQEYIDGTPASVSVISTKEKAIAIAVNEQLIGIPWLTKTPFAYCGNITPYVTPYASEMKKISEELILELGLVGSNGVDFIISENGPVVIEVNARFQGSLDSVEMATGINLLDAHMKAFEGNINIAEISEIQYAGRAIVYAGREMMVNEAVQKKLLEMNVCDIPNVGQVINPEEPVISVLCSGKGREGILAGIEESVIFIGESLNLLDSR from the coding sequence ATGAAAAATATACTGGTTATAGGTTTTAGTACTCGCAATATAGTTTGTTCCGGCAAGAGGGCCGGATACAATATGTATTCTATCGATGCTTTCTGTGATTATGACCTTTTACAGTGTTCTGCAGGTGCAAAGAAACTGGACATCGGGGAAACATTTGACGTTGATAACATCTGCCTTGAAGAGCTGGCAGGAATCATTGAAAGTTTTAATGTGGCTTTCGATGCTATTATACCAGGTTCGGGTTTTGAGACAATTGGTCTGGAAAGGCTACCATACAGGGTACTCGGTAATGAACCCGAACTCATGAAGGAAGTATCGGATAAATACCGCTTTTCCACATTACTAAAAAGATTGAACATAGCTCATCCAAAGACAGTCCTTCTTTCTGAGATCGACAAATTGCAGTTGCCTGCAATGGTAAAACCTGCATGTTCCGGTGGAGGTATATTCAACACAAAAGTTGAAAATGAGGATGATCTAAAGGCTCTTCATGAAAAATCACGAAACACTAATATCCCGGCCTGTAAGAGCATTATGATTGCCCAGGAATATATTGATGGTACTCCTGCGAGTGTTTCAGTAATATCCACGAAGGAAAAAGCAATTGCTATTGCCGTCAATGAGCAGCTTATCGGGATACCCTGGCTCACAAAAACCCCATTTGCGTATTGTGGTAATATAACACCTTATGTTACACCTTATGCCTCAGAAATGAAAAAAATATCTGAAGAATTAATACTTGAGCTTGGCCTGGTAGGTTCAAATGGTGTTGATTTCATTATAAGTGAAAACGGACCGGTAGTCATTGAGGTAAATGCCCGGTTCCAGGGCAGTCTGGATAGCGTCGAAATGGCGACCGGAATAAACTTGCTAGATGCTCATATGAAGGCTTTTGAAGGAAATATCAATATAGCGGAAATCTCTGAAATTCAGTATGCAGGTCGTGCAATAGTTTATGCCGGACGGGAAATGATGGTAAATGAAGCCGTTCAGAAGAAGCTACTTGAAATGAACGTGTGTGACATTCCCAATGTTGGACAGGTTATAAATCCCGAAGAACCCGTGATCTCAGTCTTATGCTCTGGAAAAGGTCGTGAGGGTATTTTGGCTGGTATTGAAGAAAGCGTTATCTTTATAGGTGAATCATTGAATCTACTTGATTCCAGATAA
- a CDS encoding transcription factor, with protein MIDLNDLVVRGYLVRLVGEEGLQMIENMPEGEVTDEQIAEATGILLNIVRRTLFILNENKLAVCRRERDSSSGWLTYLWTLDMTDIGPQLMKEKKRLVKNLRNRVKFEEDNVFYNCPEGCIRMNFNEATECEFLCPDCGEDMMYEDNSEFIHKIEKRLAFLDKDK; from the coding sequence TTGATAGATTTGAATGATCTGGTTGTCAGAGGTTATCTAGTTCGGCTGGTGGGTGAAGAAGGGCTCCAGATGATAGAGAACATGCCCGAAGGAGAAGTTACTGACGAACAAATAGCAGAAGCAACGGGTATCCTATTAAATATAGTTCGAAGAACTCTTTTTATTCTTAATGAGAACAAACTCGCAGTATGCAGGCGCGAACGTGACTCCAGCAGTGGATGGCTCACTTACCTTTGGACGCTCGATATGACGGACATAGGCCCACAATTGATGAAGGAGAAAAAAAGGCTCGTAAAAAACCTTCGAAACAGAGTTAAGTTCGAGGAAGACAATGTCTTCTATAATTGTCCTGAAGGCTGTATCCGTATGAACTTCAATGAAGCTACAGAATGCGAGTTTCTTTGTCCTGACTGTGGTGAGGACATGATGTATGAGGATAATTCCGAATTCATCCATAAAATAGAAAAGCGCCTGGCTTTCCTTGATAAAGATAAATAG
- a CDS encoding TIGR00295 family protein, translating to MLSREDALDILKVSGCSDKVIAHCITVADLALEIATKLRDKGKDVDLEIVEIGGLLHDLGRARTHGIDHAIMGVDIAKENNIAPAVLEIIKRHIGAGITREEAEAMGLPNDDYIPVTLEQKIVAHADNLVMGTERISLDRRILKMQEKQIDKKSIERVKALAEEIGLC from the coding sequence ATGTTATCACGTGAAGATGCTCTTGATATCCTAAAGGTTTCGGGTTGCAGCGATAAAGTTATAGCTCATTGCATAACTGTTGCTGACCTTGCTCTTGAAATTGCTACAAAACTGCGGGATAAAGGCAAGGATGTAGACCTTGAAATTGTCGAGATTGGCGGGCTGCTGCATGATCTTGGAAGGGCCAGAACTCATGGGATAGACCATGCCATTATGGGTGTGGATATTGCAAAAGAAAATAACATTGCGCCTGCAGTTCTGGAGATCATTAAGCGTCATATCGGTGCCGGGATTACAAGGGAAGAAGCAGAAGCTATGGGACTTCCAAATGATGATTACATTCCCGTGACGCTGGAGCAGAAAATTGTAGCCCATGCAGACAATCTTGTTATGGGGACTGAAAGGATATCTCTTGACCGCCGCATTTTGAAAATGCAGGAAAAGCAGATCGATAAAAAGAGCATTGAGCGCGTGAAAGCACTTGCCGAAGAAATAGGTCTTTGTTAA
- the psmB gene encoding archaeal proteasome endopeptidase complex subunit beta has product MVNDKHYKGTTTVGIVCNDGVVLATEQRATMGNFIASKTAKKVYQIDDLVAMTIAGSVGDAQQIVRVMSVESKLYKMRRKESMTIKGLTTLLSNMLSGQRYYPLMVQLLVGGYDKNGPSIYSLDALGGSIEETKAVSTGSGSPFAYGVLEDRYKEDMNTDEGVELAVRALHNAMKRDSASGENIDVVVIKKDSYTRLDMEDVKKMREEF; this is encoded by the coding sequence ATGGTTAATGATAAACATTACAAGGGTACAACCACTGTAGGTATAGTTTGCAATGACGGTGTTGTTCTTGCAACCGAGCAGCGTGCAACAATGGGGAATTTCATTGCAAGTAAAACTGCAAAGAAGGTATATCAGATCGATGATCTGGTTGCAATGACCATTGCAGGTTCTGTGGGCGATGCGCAGCAGATTGTAAGGGTAATGAGTGTGGAATCCAAATTATACAAAATGAGACGTAAGGAGTCCATGACCATTAAAGGTCTTACAACTCTGTTGTCAAATATGCTCAGTGGGCAGAGATATTATCCACTTATGGTACAGCTTCTTGTTGGAGGATATGACAAGAATGGACCTTCAATTTATTCACTTGATGCTCTTGGTGGAAGTATTGAAGAGACAAAAGCAGTTTCTACAGGTTCAGGTTCTCCCTTTGCATACGGTGTACTTGAAGACCGCTACAAGGAAGATATGAATACCGATGAAGGTGTTGAGCTGGCTGTCAGGGCACTTCACAATGCAATGAAGAGAGACTCTGCATCCGGTGAGAATATAGATGTTGTGGTTATTAAGAAGGACTCATATACCAGACTTGATATGGAAGACGTCAAAAAAATGAGGGAAGAATTTTAA
- a CDS encoding beta-CASP ribonuclease aCPSF1, with the protein MAVEEVLSDLKKKIEEKLPIGTTISSVEFEGPQLVVYTEEPKKFADNGNIVRNLAKALRTRIVVRPDPRVLMPPEESIEKIIQTVPEESGVSNYHFDPDVGEVIIEAEKPGLVIGKHGETLREITKKIGWTPKVVRTPPIKSRTVKNIREFMRTNHKERKDILKSVGRKIHRGCTSKDEWVRITSLGGAKEVGRSCFIISTPESRIMIDCGVNVGSDDNMTPYLYVPEAYPINQIDAVVLTHAHLDHQGLVPLLYKYGFEGPIYCTPPTRDLMALLQLDYIDVAAKEGKRPPYSSAEVREGLKHTIVLDYEEVTDIAPDIKLTFHNAGHIIGSAVSHFHIGDGLHNVVFTGDFKYEKTRLFDAAVNKFPRVESVIMESTYGNSNAIQPTLQEAEKNLQNIVNATLANDGVVLIPAFAVGRSQEVMIVLEDAIRKGIIPNVPVYLDGMIWEATAIHATYPEYLNNDLRKLIFQKGQNPFLAECFKPVDSNELRQKIINEPHPCVILATSGMMNAGPVVEYFKAFAENENNTLVFVGYQADGTMGRRIQKGWKEIPLSSSNGTHVVKMNMKAEVVDGFSGHSDRRQLMDYIKKMKPRPERVYTEHGDERSCVDLASSIHKRNKMETKALTNLETVRLV; encoded by the coding sequence ATGGCGGTAGAAGAAGTACTATCTGATCTGAAGAAGAAAATAGAAGAAAAACTACCAATTGGTACTACTATTTCTAGTGTTGAGTTTGAAGGCCCACAGCTTGTTGTTTACACAGAAGAGCCTAAAAAGTTTGCAGATAACGGCAATATTGTCAGGAATCTGGCAAAAGCACTGAGGACACGTATTGTTGTGCGTCCCGATCCAAGAGTGCTTATGCCACCAGAGGAATCAATTGAAAAAATAATACAAACCGTTCCAGAAGAGTCTGGTGTATCCAATTATCACTTCGATCCCGATGTAGGTGAGGTCATTATAGAGGCTGAGAAACCGGGACTTGTAATAGGAAAACACGGAGAGACTCTCAGGGAAATTACAAAAAAGATAGGATGGACACCAAAGGTAGTGAGGACTCCTCCTATTAAGTCACGTACTGTTAAGAACATACGTGAATTCATGCGTACCAATCACAAAGAGAGAAAAGATATCCTCAAATCTGTAGGGAGAAAGATACACAGAGGATGTACTTCAAAGGATGAGTGGGTAAGGATTACATCACTGGGTGGTGCAAAAGAAGTCGGAAGAAGTTGTTTTATTATTTCAACTCCTGAATCACGTATCATGATAGATTGTGGTGTCAATGTCGGTTCCGATGACAACATGACTCCTTACCTCTATGTTCCTGAGGCATACCCTATTAACCAGATAGATGCTGTTGTTCTAACACACGCCCATCTTGATCACCAGGGTCTTGTGCCACTTCTCTATAAATATGGTTTTGAAGGCCCTATTTATTGTACTCCCCCAACAAGGGACTTGATGGCACTGTTGCAGCTTGACTACATCGATGTGGCTGCAAAGGAAGGCAAAAGACCTCCTTACAGTTCAGCGGAGGTAAGGGAAGGACTCAAGCACACAATTGTTCTTGATTACGAGGAAGTAACTGATATAGCACCTGATATAAAGCTCACATTCCATAATGCAGGACATATTATCGGCTCTGCAGTATCTCATTTCCATATTGGGGACGGACTTCATAATGTGGTTTTCACAGGTGACTTCAAGTATGAGAAGACAAGGCTCTTTGATGCTGCAGTTAATAAATTCCCTCGTGTTGAAAGTGTAATCATGGAATCCACATATGGAAACTCCAATGCTATACAGCCAACCCTTCAGGAAGCGGAAAAGAATCTCCAGAACATCGTTAATGCAACGCTTGCAAATGATGGTGTCGTACTGATACCTGCTTTTGCGGTGGGAAGAAGTCAGGAAGTAATGATCGTACTGGAAGATGCTATACGCAAAGGCATTATACCAAACGTCCCGGTCTATCTTGATGGTATGATATGGGAGGCAACAGCCATCCATGCAACATATCCTGAGTACCTCAACAACGACCTGCGCAAGCTTATTTTCCAGAAGGGCCAGAACCCATTCCTTGCAGAATGCTTCAAGCCTGTTGACTCCAATGAACTGCGTCAGAAGATCATCAATGAGCCACATCCATGTGTGATACTGGCAACATCAGGTATGATGAATGCAGGTCCTGTAGTAGAATATTTCAAGGCGTTTGCAGAGAACGAGAATAACACTCTTGTTTTTGTAGGTTACCAGGCAGACGGAACTATGGGTAGAAGGATCCAGAAGGGCTGGAAAGAGATACCCCTGTCAAGCAGCAATGGAACCCATGTTGTCAAAATGAACATGAAGGCAGAGGTAGTCGATGGTTTCTCCGGTCACTCTGACAGGAGACAACTGATGGACTACATCAAGAAGATGAAGCCACGCCCGGAAAGAGTCTATACCGAGCACGGAGATGAGCGTTCATGTGTTGACCTTGCAAGCTCTATCCACAAGAGAAACAAGATGGAGACTAAAGCGCTTACCAATCTTGAAACAGTACGGTTGGTCTGA